In the Camelus bactrianus isolate YW-2024 breed Bactrian camel chromosome 17, ASM4877302v1, whole genome shotgun sequence genome, one interval contains:
- the LZTFL1 gene encoding leucine zipper transcription factor-like protein 1 isoform X1: MAELGLNEHHQNEVINYMRFARSKRGLRLKTVDSCFQDLKESRLVEETFTIDEVSEVLNGLQAVVHSEVESELINTAYTNVLLLRQLFSQAEKWYLKLQTDISELENRELLEQVAEFEKAEFTSSNKKPIIDNIKPKLAPLNEGGTAELLNKEILRLQEENEKLKSRLKTIETQATNALDEKSKLERALQDLQLDQGNQKDFVKAQDLSDLENTVAALKSEFQKTLNNQTENQKSLEENLAMAKHDLLRVQEQLSMAEKELEKKFQQTAAYRNMKEMLTKKNDQIKDLRKRLAKYEPED; encoded by the exons ATG GCAGAGTTGGGGCTCAATGAACACCATCAAAATGAAGTCATTAATTATATGCGTTTTGCTCGTTCAAAAAGAGGCTTGAGACTCAAAACTGTGGATTCCTGCTTCCAAGACCTCAAGGAGAGCAG GCTGGTGGAGGAGACTTTCACCATAGATGAAGTCTCCGAAGTCCTGAATGGGTTACAGGCTGTGGTCCACAGTGAGGTGGAGTCTGAGCTCATCAACACGGCCTACACCAACGTGCTCCTTCTGCGCCAGCTCTTCTCACAAGCTGAGAAGTGGTACCTCAAGCTACAGACAGACATTTCTGAACTTGAAAACAG AGAATTATTAGAACAAGTTGCAGAATTTGAAAAGGCAGAATTTACATCTTCAAATAAAAAG CCCATCATAGATAACATAAAGCCAAAACTTGCTCCACTTAACGAAGGTGGAACAGCAGAACTTCTAAACAAG GAAATTTTAAGACTTCAAGAAGAGAATGAGAAATTAAAGTCAAGGCTGAAGACCATTGAAACACAG GCGACAAATGCATTGGATGAGAAGTCGAAACTAGAAAGAGCACTGCAAGATTTACAGCTTGATCAAGGAAATCAAAAG GATTTTGTAAAAGCCCAGGATTTGAGTGACTTGGAAAACACAGTTGCTGCTTTAAAGAGTGAGTTTCAGAAGACACTTAACAACCAGACAGAAAACCAGAAGTCACTGGAGGAGAATCTGGCCATGGCCAAGCACGACCTCCTCAGGGTTCAGGAGCAGCTGAGCATGGCTGAAAAG GAATTAGAGAAGAAATTCCAACAAACAGCAGCTTATCGAAACATGAAAGAAATGCTTACAAAGAAGAATGACCAAATCAAAGACCTGAGAAAAAGATTGGCAAA ATACGAACCTGAAGATTAA
- the LZTFL1 gene encoding leucine zipper transcription factor-like protein 1 isoform X2 produces MRFARSKRGLRLKTVDSCFQDLKESRLVEETFTIDEVSEVLNGLQAVVHSEVESELINTAYTNVLLLRQLFSQAEKWYLKLQTDISELENRELLEQVAEFEKAEFTSSNKKPIIDNIKPKLAPLNEGGTAELLNKEILRLQEENEKLKSRLKTIETQATNALDEKSKLERALQDLQLDQGNQKDFVKAQDLSDLENTVAALKSEFQKTLNNQTENQKSLEENLAMAKHDLLRVQEQLSMAEKELEKKFQQTAAYRNMKEMLTKKNDQIKDLRKRLAKYEPED; encoded by the exons ATGCGTTTTGCTCGTTCAAAAAGAGGCTTGAGACTCAAAACTGTGGATTCCTGCTTCCAAGACCTCAAGGAGAGCAG GCTGGTGGAGGAGACTTTCACCATAGATGAAGTCTCCGAAGTCCTGAATGGGTTACAGGCTGTGGTCCACAGTGAGGTGGAGTCTGAGCTCATCAACACGGCCTACACCAACGTGCTCCTTCTGCGCCAGCTCTTCTCACAAGCTGAGAAGTGGTACCTCAAGCTACAGACAGACATTTCTGAACTTGAAAACAG AGAATTATTAGAACAAGTTGCAGAATTTGAAAAGGCAGAATTTACATCTTCAAATAAAAAG CCCATCATAGATAACATAAAGCCAAAACTTGCTCCACTTAACGAAGGTGGAACAGCAGAACTTCTAAACAAG GAAATTTTAAGACTTCAAGAAGAGAATGAGAAATTAAAGTCAAGGCTGAAGACCATTGAAACACAG GCGACAAATGCATTGGATGAGAAGTCGAAACTAGAAAGAGCACTGCAAGATTTACAGCTTGATCAAGGAAATCAAAAG GATTTTGTAAAAGCCCAGGATTTGAGTGACTTGGAAAACACAGTTGCTGCTTTAAAGAGTGAGTTTCAGAAGACACTTAACAACCAGACAGAAAACCAGAAGTCACTGGAGGAGAATCTGGCCATGGCCAAGCACGACCTCCTCAGGGTTCAGGAGCAGCTGAGCATGGCTGAAAAG GAATTAGAGAAGAAATTCCAACAAACAGCAGCTTATCGAAACATGAAAGAAATGCTTACAAAGAAGAATGACCAAATCAAAGACCTGAGAAAAAGATTGGCAAA ATACGAACCTGAAGATTAA